The following nucleotide sequence is from Pseudonocardia abyssalis.
GATCCTCGGGGTCGCCGCCCGGCGAGCCGCGTGGCAGACGGCCACCGCTGCGTCCGGCTCGGCCGCCTCGACGTGGCGCAGGAGCACCGGTCGCCCGACCTCCACGGCTCGGACGGCTGCTGCTGCCCACCCCGTGCCGCCGCTCTCGCTCGAGCGGCAGTCGAGGTCGACCGGGTCGTCCTCCCGACCACCGTCGTCGATCAGCACGGTGCGGGCCAGCGTCGCCTTACCGACACCCGGTTCGCCCCGCAGCAGGACGCACCCCGGCACCAACCTCGCCTGGGCGACGGCGCGCTGCACCCCGCGCCACGCCTCCGACCAGCTGTTCCGGCCAGGTGACCCCTTGGCCGCGCGCGGCACCTCGACCGACTGCTGCGACCTCGGGCGCGCCTCGGCGAAGGTGACGAGAACGCCTGCGGCACCGGTCCGGTCGGAGACCGGGGAAGCGTGCGCCACGACCGCCCGTGCGCCGCTCAGGACGACCGTTCCCGTCGTCTCCCGTCCGGTCCGGACGACTCCGACCGCCCAGTCCCAGAGCAGTGCGTGGTCGTGCGGGTCGAAGAGCTGCGCCGCCCGGGTGTTGGTGAACAGGACGTCCTCGTTCAGGCAGGCCACCGCGTGCGACGTCCGACGGTTGCGTGTCACGAACGCGTCGAACAGCGCCCGTTCGCGCATCGAGGCGAGGTCGTACAAGCGCTGCTCGATCTCCCCGGCCGCCGCCGTGATCAGGGGCAGCAACAGGTCGTTGGTGTCCTCGACGCTGCAGCTGAGGTCGAGGACACCCTCGAGTCGTCCGGTGATGGGGTGGATGATCGGGGCCCCCACGCACGTGAAGACCTGCATCGACTCGATGAAGTGGTCGGCGCCCTTGAGCACCAGCGGGCGCCGCTCGACGAGCACGGTACCCAGCCCGTTCGTCGCCGCCGTCTCCTCCGACGCCAGGGCGCCCTGCACGATCGTGATCCGGTCGAGCTTGCGCGCCAACTGGGACGAGGCCGCCTCGCGCCGGACGATCCACCCCCTGCTGTCACCGAGCATCACGCACATCGAGGAACCGGTGAGCTGTCGAGCGAGGCGGTCGAGAACGGGATCCGCGGCACGTCCGAGCCGCGTCTCCCCGTCACGGTCACCGTCGAACGGCAGGGCCAGTTCGTGGCCGGGGCCGAGACCGTGCTCCTCGGCCCGCTGCCACGACGACTCGATCAGGCCGAGGGAACCGGTACCTGCGAGACCGGACCCCGCGGCGGGGTGATCGAGCCTCATCGCCGTCTCCTCTCTGCGTAGCACCGGGGCGTCAGCCCACTGAGCGTGTCGATGCGCGCTCGCGGACGAAACCGCCGATGCGGTCGATCGCCGCCTGGGCCTCGGGGATCTGGTCCGCGAACATCTGGAAGACGTGCACCATCTCGTACCCGAGCTGCAGGTGGGCCTCCCCGCCGGAGGCGAGCACCTTGTCCACGATGCGCACGGCGTCGTCCTCGAGGACCTCGCTCGTCCCGGCCTGCACCAGAAGCGGCGGCAGCCCGGCGAGGTCGGCGAAGAGCGCGGACACCCGGGGATCGGCGGGGTCGATCCCGCTGTCCCCGATGTAGCCGTCGGCCATCTGCTGCAGCAGATCGCGGTTGACGAGGGGGTCCACCGCCTCACGGGCCGACATCGAGTCCCCGCTGAGCGTCAGGTCCGCCCACGGCGAGCACAGGAAGGCTGCCGGTGGTAGGACATCGCCGGCATCGCGCAGCGCGACCAGGAGTGCCAGCGCGAGGCCTCCTCCGGCGGAGTCCCCGGACACGACGAGATCAGCGGCGTCGACGCCCTCGTCGGCCAGCATCCCCCGGTACACGGCGAGAGCATCGTCCAGCGCCGCCGGGCTGGCGTTCTCCGGCGCGAGCCGGTAGTCCGGCAGGAAGACCGACGCGCCTGCGGCACGCGCGATCCGAGCGGCCAGGTCGCGGTGGCTCCGCGACGAGCCGATGAGGTAACCGCCGGCGTGGAAGTGCAGGACGGTGGTCCGGTCGGACTCCGGGACGGAGATCCACAGGCCCGGCACGCCGCCCACGGTTCCTTCCCGCACGGTCGCGTCGGAGGCCGGTTCCGGACACATGGCGTCGAACCCGACGCGCATGGTCTCGATCGTCGCGTCCGGCCCCAGCCACTTCCCGTACGCGGCCTCGGCGATGTCGTTGACCCTCTGAGAAACCATCGTGACTTCCTTAGTGCTGTCGGGACGGGAGCGTTGTCAGCCGGTCTTCTCGGTGAACCCGAGATCGATCTTCAACTGCTGGCCCGTGATGAACCGGGCGTCGTCGGAGGCCAGGAACACAATGGCGTTCGAGACGTCACGCGCCTCGATCCACGGCTGCTGCAGGGCGTGCATCGACCCGAACGCCTGCGCGTAGTTCTCCTTCGTCCGTTCCTCCGGGGTCGCGTCCGGCAGGAACAGCTCGTACATCGGCTGGTTCTGGATCATGTCGGTGTCGACGTTCGTCGGGTGCACCGTGTTGACGCGGATGTCGTACTGCGACACCTCCTGCACCAGTGCGCGCATGATCCCGACCACGCCGTGCTTGGCCGCCGTGTAGTGAGCCATTCCGCCGAACCCGACCATCCCCGCCGTCGAGCTCGTGAGGATCAACGACCCGCCCGCCCCGCGCTCGATCATCGAGGGCAGCGCGGCCCGGACGGTCTTCCAGACACCCGTCAGGTTCGTGCCGATCATCTCGTCCCACATCGCGTCGTCCATCGACCACGTCGACGTCTGGCTCCAGATGCCGGCGTTGGCCAGCACCACGTCGATGTGCCCGAACTCCGACAACCCGTCGGCCACGGCCGCGTTCAGCGCAGCCGTGTCACGGACGTCGGCCTGCCTCGTGACGACGCGCCGATCGAGCTCCTCGACCAGCTTGGCGGTCTCGGCCAGGTCCTCGGGACGACCCATCGGGTACCGGACCGATCCGAGCTGGTCGCACACGTCGACGGCGATGATGTCGGCTCCCTCCTCCGCGAGGCGGAGGGCGTGCGACCTGCCCTGGCCCCGTGCGGCGCCGGTGATCAGCGCGACCTTCCCGTCCATGCGTCCCAACGCGGGCTCCTCTTCGTCGAGTGGCGAGGCGCTCCTCGAAGCGCCCCTACCTGCTCCGACTATCTAAGGCGAGGGCAGACAGTGGCCCGGGTCTCAATTGTGAGAGTGGTGGCTCAGCTGCTGGCTGTGCATCAGGTTCGAGACGACCCTGCTGGTCAGGCCAAGCCGGATGGGGGCACCGCTGTTCGTTCCGAGGCGTCCGGTCGACCAACGCCCACTCGAGTCACTCGCCCGGAGGTACGCGAGGGCCGCATAGCCTGTTCGGCTGAGGAGCGCTGCCTCGCTGGGTGCGAGGGCCGCATCGGTCACACGCGGTCGAGGCAGGTCTGGGTGCGTTCCTGCAGCAGGACGGCCCCCTCCTCGTCCGCCTGAGCGCCGTCAGGTGGCGATGTCGGGGTAGGGCATAGGGATACGCTTCGTGCTCCGCGTAGGTCTCTGGTGCTCAAGCGGGCCGTATCGCGCTCGAAGGGCGATGAACGGGGTCAGCGTGAGCAACGGGTGGGCAACCATCTCGAAGAGCGTGACGTGGTCGTGCTCGCGCAGCGCCCGACGCTCCTCGTCAGTTGAGGCGAGCCATGTCGTCTACTCGGCGTCGATGCAGCTGAGCAGACGTCCGGCGTGTTCCGACTCCCACCAGGTGACGGTCTCAGCGGGTGCAGCATGAACTCGGCGCGGTCGTGCTGGACACCAGCGCGCCGCGCATCAACGATCCGCCGACCCGAAGCGGCCCATTCCGCCCGGCTTGAAGTTCTCGAAGACGACATCGGCGCGGCGGGCGGGCTCACGCGCTGCGGCGACGTCGGCCTCGTCGCGCAGGTCCAGGACGATCGAGCGCTTCCCGCGGTTGATCCCGAGGTAGTAGGTCGAGACACCCTCGCGGACCGGCGGTGTCCAGGTCCGTGTGTCGTCACCGGACGGGCCTTCCACCTCGGCGCCCATGTCGGCCAGGAGCATCGTGGTGTAGGGGCCGGCCAGGATCCTCGAGAAGTCGGCTACGACGAGCGCACCACTGGTCGGCGCTGACCCGTTCGCGACGTTCTCGACTGCGCTCGCGAAGCACCCCTTGGGCCTCCCGGCCGTGCTGGCGGTCGTGGCCGTCGCCGCCGTCGTGGCGCAGCGCACCGGCGTTGGCGGAAGAGCGGTGGTGCCTCGCTTCTGAGCGTCTCGCGGGTCGACCACCGAAGCGCCCGGACTCCGTCGACGGCCCTCGGTGCGGGAGTCGGACACGACACCGCGCCCACCACTGTCGTCCGGCTCATGGCACCAACCTGACAGAAGAGGAACCGCAAGCGATGCAGGTCGACAACCAGACCCCGATGAGCGGGTTGACGTCCGAGGAGGTGGTCGCTCGTCGACGCGACGGCCAGGCGAACGCCGCAGTGGGGGTTCCTTCCCCAGCTACGCCACAATCGTGCGCACCAACCTCTTCTCGTTCTACAACTCGATCCTCTTCCTCTTCGTCATAGGCACCGCGCTGCTGCTGCTCGGGCACTACAGCGACGCGCTGACCAACGTAGGACTCGGGCTGACCAACGCCGTGATCTGCGCGCAGGAGATCCGGGCGAGGCGCAAGCTCGACCGGCTGCAGCTGCTCGACCAGGCTCAGGTGGCCGCCATCCGGAACGGTGCCGACGTTGAGCTCGAACCACACGAGGTCGTGCGTGACGACCTGTGCGGCTGCGGTTGGACGTATCGCGAGCATGTCTCCCGTCATGGAACGCCGCATGCCACGAACCACACGTCATCCCAGACCACAGCAGACTCGTGAGGCGGAACTCAGGGCCTGGTAGGACTGGGGTGGGCCCCGGGGAACGGGTCGTTGCCCGTCCTCCTGAAGCGGGTGCCGCGGGCTCGAATCCTGCCGGGGGCACGACGTCATGGGTTACGCCTGAGCGCGCAGGAGCGCTGCTACCGCCGGCACCTCGACGGTCGCGGCCTGCCACCGCAGGTCCGGCTGGATGCGGTGGTACGCGTGCACGAGGACGTTGCGCAGGCCACCGAGTCCGGCCCAGTCGACGCCGGGATGCTCCGTCCTTCCTGCGTCGCTCATCGCGCGCGCCGCCTCACCGACGATCTCCATGAGACGTTCGGTGACCAGACGCAGGTCCTCGTCGGCGAGCCACGCCTCGTAGTCGACCGCGTCGAGCAGGTCGGCCAGGCGGTGTTCGTCCCCGCGTGTCAGATCCGCACCGCCTCATCGAGGGTGTGGCGGTCCCGGTCGAGCAGAGACCGTCCCGCTTCGAACCGCACCAGTACGTCGAGGTCGCTGCCCTCGACGGCCTCACCGCGGGCCACCGACCCGAGCACCCGGACGTGACCGGCGCCGCGACGAGCTGCGACGGTGAGGACTGCCGTCCCCAGGTGTCGCAGGTGGTCGGGCGTCATGACCATCCGGTCATCATCGCGTCCACCCGGCACATCGTCCGCCCCGTCGCGCGGGGCTGCGAGGTCCGACAACCGGGGTGCGCGTCGCGATCAGGCGCTCTAGCGTCACCCGACGATGACCGACTCCACCGACACCCGCATCCGCCGCGCCATGGCCAACTCCACCAAGGGCGAGACCGGGCGGATGACCCTGCCCCCGTGGGTGCGCGACCTAGACCTCGACGCCGTCGACGACGTGCTGGGGTGGCGCGACCCGAAGGCGCCGGACCGCGGGGTCCTGCTGCTTCCGGGCGACGAGGGCGACGACGGGGTCGTGGCGATCGCGCTACGGGCCGGGGAACGGGCGGCGCGGGCCACCGCGATGTGCGCGCTGTGCCGCACCACCCACGCCCCGGGCCGGGTGGAGCTGCTGGTGGCGCGGCGTGCCGGGGCGGCGGGGCGCAACGGGGACACCGTCGGCACCTACGTGTGCGGCGACCTCCGGTGTGCGCAGCACGTGCGGGTCGAGAAGGCGACGGCGGCGCTGCGGCCGACGCCGGGCACGAGCGTCGAGGAGCGGCGCGAGGGTCTCCGGGAACGGGCACGGCGGTTCGTCGACGCCGTGCTGAGCTGAGGGACGTCAGGCCCGCGAACCCTGCCTGACCAGCCGCCGCCGGTGGGCCGCCATGCGGACGGGGGCGACGGTCCACCCGTACCCGTCGTAGTCGCCGACCCGCTGCACGAACGCCAGGATCAGCCGCCCGCCCAGCACCTCGGTGCACACCTGGAGGTAGGCGCCGTCGGGCGTGGTCTCGTACAGCACGCCCAGGTCGCGGAACTCGGCCAGCCGGGCAGGTGAGAGGTCGAGGCGGGCGTCGAGGTCGGCGTAGTAGTCGTCGGGGATGCCGAGTAGCGGGGCACGCGCGGCCCGGGCGGTGGCGAGGACGTCGTCGGTGGCCAGTGCGACGTACTGGGGCTCCGCGACGCCCGGTGCCCACTCCCCGCGGCGCAGCAGCGAAACCCGACGGCGCGAGCCGGACCCGGCGGCGGGGGCGCGGCTGCGGACCAGCCCGGACGGGGCGGCGAACCCACCCACCGCGGCCGGTTCCAGACCGAGCACCGAGCGGTGGAACAGCGCGGCCTCGTCGTAGTGGTCGAAGGGCTGGGCGAAACCGACGTGGTCGATCCCCGTCACCCCGGTCCCGGACGCCGGCCCGCCGGTGGCCACGAAGTCACCCGTCCAGCCGGCCTCGGTCCCGGTGCGGCAGAAGAACAGGCCCGTCCCGTCGGGGGCGGTGACGGCGGCAAGGTCGGCCTCGGCGGGTCCGCGCTCGCGCGGGAGCTCGGGTGCGCTCAGCCGCGCCGCCCGGCGGGCCGACGCGGACGGGTCGGCCGAGTCCACGGCCAGGGGCCGACACCGCCGCCCGGTCACCGACGTGGTCGACCAGGATCCGGGCACCGCCCTGCTCCCACCGCTCGACGGGCTCGGTCCGGTGACGCCCGGTGCGGGCGAACCCGAGCGAAGGCCAGCACGTCGGTGACGGCCCCGTCGGTGCCCGCGGCCAGCTCGACGAACGTGTGCCCGGCCAGCTCCGGCGCCGGCTGGGCCACGGGATCGGCCCCGTGCCCGGCCGCAGCGGTGGCCTCGGCGAGCGCGGCCTCCGGCCCGGTGGCGTCGGCCGTCGACGTCGAGGACGACGAGCTCGCCGACACCCAGCCTCAGCAGCGCGTGCGCCGCCGCCGCGCCCGCTCCGTGCCCGGGGTGTCGGCGGTGCGCATCGCCTGAGCGCCGGTCAGCGCTCCGGGCGGTGTGTCCGGTCCAGGTCCGGGCTCTGCCATGGGACCAACCGCTGCAGGTGCCGCTCGATCGCCCGCACCTGGGCGACGCTGAGCTCCCCCGGTGCCGGGGCGCGGTGCTGGGCGCGGTCGTCGGAGAGGTACGAGCCGGTGTTCAGGTCGTAGGCCGACTCGGCGTGCTCGTTGAGGTCGGACCCGCCGTCCTCCGCCTCGGGGCGCACCCGGAACCCGATCGTGAAGCGGATCAGGTAGCCGAGCACCAGAGTGGCGAGGAACGAGTAGCCGAACACCGCGCCCGCCGCGATCGCCTGGCGCACCAGCTGGGTGGCGTCGCCGCCGTAGACGAGGCCGTTGTGGTCCAGGGCGCCGGGGTTGACCGCCCGCGTCGCGAAGACCCCGATCATCAGCGTGCCGATCAGCCCGCCGACCAGGTGGATCGCGACGACGTCGAGCGAGTCGTCGAGCCGCAGCCGCCACTTCGTCGCGCAGACCAGCGGGCAGACCACCCCGGCCGCGACGCCGATCGCGATGGCCCCCCACAGGTCGACGTACCCGCAGGCCGGCGTGATCGCCACCAGCCCGGCGACGGCCCCGGAGGCGGCCCCGAGCGTGGTCGGACGGCCGGTGCGGAGCTGCTCGACGATCAGCCACCCGAGCACCGCGGCGCACGTGGCGACGGTGGTGTTGGTGAACGCGAGCGCGGCGATCCCGTCGGCCGACAGCGCGGACCCGGCGTTGAAGCCGTACCAGCCGAACCACAGCAGGCTCGCCCCGAGCAGCACGAACGGGATGTTGTGCGGCCGCGTGACCGCCCCCGGCCAGCCGCGTCGCCGCCCCAGCACGATCACCAGGGCGAGTGCCGCCGCCCCGGCGTTCATGTGGACGACGGTGCCGCCCGCGAAGTCGACCGCCCCGACGTCGTTGGCGATCCAGCCGCCCTGGGTGTCGGGCCCGAGGAAGCCGTCGTAGGCGAAGACCCAGTGCCCGATCGGGGCGTAGACGAGCAGGCTCCACAGGGCGACGAAGACGACCCAGGACCAGAACCTCGTGCGCTCCACGATCGCGCCGGAGATCAGCGCCGGGGTGATGATCGCGAACATCAGCTGGAACATCGCGAACGCGAGCAGCGGCAACGGGTTCGGCCCCGGCCAGGCGACGTCCGCGGACGCGGCGCCGACGAGCTGCCCGGCGGCCTGCTGCACACCGATCGCCTCGACGTGGCCGACGAGCCCGTCGAGCCCGTCGTCGCCGAAGGTGAGGCCGAACCCGGCGAGCACCCAGGTCAGCCCGACCACCGCGATGCTGACGAAGCTCATCATCAGCGCGTTGAGCACGTTCTTGCCCCGCACCATCCCCGCGTAGAAGAACGCGAGGCCCGGCGTCATGAGCATCACCAGCGCCGCGCACGCGAGCACCCAGGCGACGTCCCCCGGCTGGGGGGTCACCGCAGGCCCGGGGCCAGACGCGGCCCGCCGAACGCGCGGGCGCCCCATCCGGGGGCGGTGCGCGAGGGCGGTGCGGGAGGCTCCGCCGGGTCACCGGGAGGGCGGTGCGGCGCGACCGTCCGCGGCCACGACGGCGGGGTGCGGCGCGTCCCCGCGGGAGCGGCGTGGCGCCCCACGGAGGCGAAGCGCGCGCCCGACGGCCGGGGCCGGACCCTGCCCGGCTCGGCGGGCGGGGCGGGTTCCGGCGCGACGCACGTCACCGGGAAGCGGGCACCAGCGAGACCGGGCACGGCGTCAGGTCGCGCTCGTCGTGCTCTCCACACGCGACGCCACCGCCTCCCCGTCACGACCGCTCCGAGCCAGCAGACTAGGGCTCCGATCCGGGCCGGTCCCCCGGCGCAGCGGGAACTTAACCGCCAGGTAACGGTGGGTCGCGGAGCGGATCCGGCCGCCTACCGGGAGTGCCGCGGGCCTTGTTGCATGTCATGCATCATTGCGCGTCGTGCAAGAATTTCCCGTACGGTGCCGGAATGAGCGACCCCTCCGAGCGTCCGGACGAGCCCACCGACGCGGGCGTCACCTCGTTGACGCGGGTCCTGCCCGCCGACATGACCGAGCGGTCCTCGGGCTGCCCGTTCGATCCCGCGCCGGGCCTCGCGGATCGGCGCGGAGCGGGGGCGGTGCAGCCCGTCGAGCTGCTCAACGGGGCCGCCGCGTTCCTCGTCACCGGCTTCGAGGAGGCACGGGTCGTGCTGTCGGATCCACGGTTCAGCTCGGACCGCATCCGCTACCCCGACGCCTCCCGGCTCACACCGGACCAGGTGGCCGCACTGGGCGTCCACGACGGGTCCCCGTTGACACCGCGGGTCGAGACCCGCGAGGACGGGATGTTCGTGTTCATGGACCCGCCCGAGCACACCCGGCTGCGACGGCTGCTGACCGGGCAGTTCACCGTCCGACGCATGAAGGCGCTGGAGGACCGGCTGCGGGAGATCGCGGTCGAGCACATCGACGCGATGGTCGCCGCCGGCACCGAGGCCGACCTGATCCCGGCCTACGCGCTGCCGATCCCGTCGCTGATGATCTGCGAGCTGCTCGGAGTCGACTACGCCGACCGCGACGAGTTCCAGCACAACACCGCCGTCGCGCTCTCGACGCGCTCCTCCGACGCGGAACGGGCCGCGGCGGGCGGCGCGCTGTACGGCTTCATCGCGCGCCTGGTCACCGAGAAGCGCGGCACCCCGGCCGACGACCTGCTCTCCGGGCTCGTGCACGACGCGGAGCCACCGCTGACCGACGCCCAGCTCATCGACATGACGCTGGTCCTGCTCGGTGCCGGGCACGAGACCACCGCCAACATGCTCCGGCTGGGTGTGCTCGCACTGCTGGAGAACCCCGGGCAGCTGGCCGCGCTGCGCGCCGACCCCGGCCTGATCGACGGCACCGTCGAGGAGCTGCTGCGTTACCTCAGCATCGTGCAGCTCGGGGTCACGCGGATCGCGCGGGAGGCCGTCACCGTCGGCGGGGTCGACGTCCCCGCGGGCGCCACCGTCGTCATCGCGACGCCGGAGGCCAACCGCGACCCGAGCCACGTCGTCGACCCCGACCGGCTCGACCTCGCCCGCCCCCGGACCCCGCACCTGGCGTTCGGGCACGGGATCCACCAGTGTCTGGGCCAGCAGCTGGCCCGGATCGAGATGCGCATCGGGTTCGGCGAGCTGTTCGCCCGCCTGCCCGACCTACGGCTGACGGTCCCGGTCGAGGAGGTCCCGCTGCGCAACGACATGCAGATCTTCGGCGTCCACGCACTGCCGGTGGCCTGGGGATGACCCAGTCCGCACCGCCGGGCCGCCGGGAGCGCAAGAAGCTCGCGACGCGGGCCGCCGTGAGCGCGGCGGCCCTGCGCCTGGCCGTGCGGCACGGGGTGGAGCACGTCACCGTCGAGCAGATCGCGGCCGAGTCCGACATCGCGCTGCGCACGTTCTTCAACCACTTCCCCGGCAAGGAGGACGCGATCCTCGCCGCGTCGGCCGCCGCCGCCGACGCGCTCGTCGCCGGCTTCCGGACGCGACCGCCCGCGGAGTCCGTGTTCGGGGCGCTGCGCGAGGCGGTGCTCGCCGTCATGGACGGCACGGGCGCGGCCGGCCGCGACCACCTCGCCGCGCTGCGCCTGATCCGTACGGCCCCGTCGCTGGTCCCCCACCAGCTGGCCGTGCTGGCCCGGCAGGAGACGGCACTGGCCTCCGCCATCGCCGACCGCCTCGACGGCGGCGCAGCGGTCTCGCCCGTCTACCCGGCACTGTGCGCGGCCGCCGCGCTCTCCGCCCTGAGGGTCACGCTCGACCGCTGGCTCGACGCCACCGCGGACGCGGAACCGTCGACGGACGTGCTGCGCGCCGACCTCGACACGGCGCTCGCCGAGCTGGCTGCGGGCCTCGACCGGCCCGGTGGAGCGTGACCCCTCAGACCGCGGCGGTGCCGATCAGTCCGTTGCGGGTGACGAGCCCGGCGAGCTCCTCCTCCGTCAGCCCCCCGGTGCCGTCGGGACGCCGGGGCACCACCAGGTAGCGCGACTCCGCGCTCGCGTCCCACACCGTGAGCGACGTGGCCGCCGGCAGCTCCAGACCGAACTCGCGCAGCACGCCGCGAGGGTCGCGCACCACCCGCGAGCGGTAGGCCTCGCTCTTGTACCAGCTCGGCGACGGTCCGAGCAGCGCGATCGGGTAGCACGAGCACAGCGTGCAGACGACGACGTGGTGCTGGTCGACGCCGTGCTCGTCGGGGCCGTTGGCGACGACCTTGAGGCGCTGCTCCTGGAGCCCGCCCGCCATCGACAGGCCGAGCTCGCGGATCGCGGTGTTCGCGTCGACCGACAGCCGTCCGGCGAACCCGGGGTCGGTCCACGCGCGGGCGGCGATCCGGGCCCCGTTGACCGGCGTGCCGCCGGCCAGGAACGCGTCGATGCGGGTGTCGATCTCGCCCGCGCCGAGCAGGCCGCGGGACTCCAGCAGCGCCTCGACGTGCCGGACCTGCGCCGAGATCGTCGAGCTCGCGTGATCGCCGCTCACGGCGCCTCCTCCAGGTAGTCCTCCCACAGCTCGACGACCACCGCGTGGTCGCCCGCCCCGAACAGGTCGGCCGCGGCGAAGCGGACGTGGTGCACCGCGTGCGCGTCGGGGGCACCACCGCGGGCGCGCTCGTCGGCCAGGGGATGCGCCCCGGCCCGCTC
It contains:
- a CDS encoding sigma-54-dependent Fis family transcriptional regulator — translated: MRLDHPAAGSGLAGTGSLGLIESSWQRAEEHGLGPGHELALPFDGDRDGETRLGRAADPVLDRLARQLTGSSMCVMLGDSRGWIVRREAASSQLARKLDRITIVQGALASEETAATNGLGTVLVERRPLVLKGADHFIESMQVFTCVGAPIIHPITGRLEGVLDLSCSVEDTNDLLLPLITAAAGEIEQRLYDLASMRERALFDAFVTRNRRTSHAVACLNEDVLFTNTRAAQLFDPHDHALLWDWAVGVVRTGRETTGTVVLSGARAVVAHASPVSDRTGAAGVLVTFAEARPRSQQSVEVPRAAKGSPGRNSWSEAWRGVQRAVAQARLVPGCVLLRGEPGVGKATLARTVLIDDGGREDDPVDLDCRSSESGGTGWAAAAVRAVEVGRPVLLRHVEAAEPDAAVAVCHAARRAATPRIAMTGSAAELPCHWESVVDVVIEVPPLRDRRADIPALVDEVIRERVGAGRRVRCTAAALALLMARQWLGNTTELRRTVATALVNSMHCDITEHDLPQECRPRQRSGSRRLTDLELAERDTIVAALRSVGWKREAAAASLGVSRATIYRKIRHLGITDPPRR
- a CDS encoding alpha/beta hydrolase fold domain-containing protein; the protein is MVSQRVNDIAEAAYGKWLGPDATIETMRVGFDAMCPEPASDATVREGTVGGVPGLWISVPESDRTTVLHFHAGGYLIGSSRSHRDLAARIARAAGASVFLPDYRLAPENASPAALDDALAVYRGMLADEGVDAADLVVSGDSAGGGLALALLVALRDAGDVLPPAAFLCSPWADLTLSGDSMSAREAVDPLVNRDLLQQMADGYIGDSGIDPADPRVSALFADLAGLPPLLVQAGTSEVLEDDAVRIVDKVLASGGEAHLQLGYEMVHVFQMFADQIPEAQAAIDRIGGFVRERASTRSVG
- a CDS encoding mycofactocin-coupled SDR family oxidoreductase: MDGKVALITGAARGQGRSHALRLAEEGADIIAVDVCDQLGSVRYPMGRPEDLAETAKLVEELDRRVVTRQADVRDTAALNAAVADGLSEFGHIDVVLANAGIWSQTSTWSMDDAMWDEMIGTNLTGVWKTVRAALPSMIERGAGGSLILTSSTAGMVGFGGMAHYTAAKHGVVGIMRALVQEVSQYDIRVNTVHPTNVDTDMIQNQPMYELFLPDATPEERTKENYAQAFGSMHALQQPWIEARDVSNAIVFLASDDARFITGQQLKIDLGFTEKTG
- a CDS encoding HepT-like ribonuclease domain-containing protein; amino-acid sequence: MTRGDEHRLADLLDAVDYEAWLADEDLRLVTERLMEIVGEAARAMSDAGRTEHPGVDWAGLGGLRNVLVHAYHRIQPDLRWQAATVEVPAVAALLRAQA
- a CDS encoding nucleotidyltransferase family protein, which codes for MVMTPDHLRHLGTAVLTVAARRGAGHVRVLGSVARGEAVEGSDLDVLVRFEAGRSLLDRDRHTLDEAVRI
- a CDS encoding FBP domain-containing protein, which translates into the protein MTDSTDTRIRRAMANSTKGETGRMTLPPWVRDLDLDAVDDVLGWRDPKAPDRGVLLLPGDEGDDGVVAIALRAGERAARATAMCALCRTTHAPGRVELLVARRAGAAGRNGDTVGTYVCGDLRCAQHVRVEKATAALRPTPGTSVEERREGLRERARRFVDAVLS
- a CDS encoding ammonium transporter, producing MTPQPGDVAWVLACAALVMLMTPGLAFFYAGMVRGKNVLNALMMSFVSIAVVGLTWVLAGFGLTFGDDGLDGLVGHVEAIGVQQAAGQLVGAASADVAWPGPNPLPLLAFAMFQLMFAIITPALISGAIVERTRFWSWVVFVALWSLLVYAPIGHWVFAYDGFLGPDTQGGWIANDVGAVDFAGGTVVHMNAGAAALALVIVLGRRRGWPGAVTRPHNIPFVLLGASLLWFGWYGFNAGSALSADGIAALAFTNTTVATCAAVLGWLIVEQLRTGRPTTLGAASGAVAGLVAITPACGYVDLWGAIAIGVAAGVVCPLVCATKWRLRLDDSLDVVAIHLVGGLIGTLMIGVFATRAVNPGALDHNGLVYGGDATQLVRQAIAAGAVFGYSFLATLVLGYLIRFTIGFRVRPEAEDGGSDLNEHAESAYDLNTGSYLSDDRAQHRAPAPGELSVAQVRAIERHLQRLVPWQSPDLDRTHRPER
- a CDS encoding cytochrome P450, which encodes MSDPSERPDEPTDAGVTSLTRVLPADMTERSSGCPFDPAPGLADRRGAGAVQPVELLNGAAAFLVTGFEEARVVLSDPRFSSDRIRYPDASRLTPDQVAALGVHDGSPLTPRVETREDGMFVFMDPPEHTRLRRLLTGQFTVRRMKALEDRLREIAVEHIDAMVAAGTEADLIPAYALPIPSLMICELLGVDYADRDEFQHNTAVALSTRSSDAERAAAGGALYGFIARLVTEKRGTPADDLLSGLVHDAEPPLTDAQLIDMTLVLLGAGHETTANMLRLGVLALLENPGQLAALRADPGLIDGTVEELLRYLSIVQLGVTRIAREAVTVGGVDVPAGATVVIATPEANRDPSHVVDPDRLDLARPRTPHLAFGHGIHQCLGQQLARIEMRIGFGELFARLPDLRLTVPVEEVPLRNDMQIFGVHALPVAWG
- a CDS encoding TetR/AcrR family transcriptional regulator: MTQSAPPGRRERKKLATRAAVSAAALRLAVRHGVEHVTVEQIAAESDIALRTFFNHFPGKEDAILAASAAAADALVAGFRTRPPAESVFGALREAVLAVMDGTGAAGRDHLAALRLIRTAPSLVPHQLAVLARQETALASAIADRLDGGAAVSPVYPALCAAAALSALRVTLDRWLDATADAEPSTDVLRADLDTALAELAAGLDRPGGA
- a CDS encoding nitrile hydratase subunit alpha; the protein is MSGDHASSTISAQVRHVEALLESRGLLGAGEIDTRIDAFLAGGTPVNGARIAARAWTDPGFAGRLSVDANTAIRELGLSMAGGLQEQRLKVVANGPDEHGVDQHHVVVCTLCSCYPIALLGPSPSWYKSEAYRSRVVRDPRGVLREFGLELPAATSLTVWDASAESRYLVVPRRPDGTGGLTEEELAGLVTRNGLIGTAAV
- a CDS encoding SH3-like domain-containing protein, yielding MADRFAPGDRVRTRAADPDGHTRLPRYARGAIGTVVERAGAHPLADERARGGAPDAHAVHHVRFAAADLFGAGDHAVVVELWEDYLEEAP